In Paenibacillus algicola, a genomic segment contains:
- a CDS encoding PTS sugar transporter subunit IIA, whose product MSILSADKVVLDAKANDKYEAIRMAGQLLVQAGHVDPEYVDRMVEREDIASTYMGSGLAIPHGTKEGKALIHSTGLSVVRFPEGVDFGGDEPAFVVIGIAGAGGDHMQILTNVAMIFSEEESLEHIMNAATADEIISIFEGGLEG is encoded by the coding sequence ATGAGTATTCTTTCCGCAGATAAAGTAGTGCTTGACGCCAAAGCCAATGATAAATATGAAGCGATTCGCATGGCCGGACAGCTGCTGGTTCAAGCCGGTCATGTTGATCCGGAGTACGTTGATCGGATGGTCGAGCGTGAAGACATCGCCTCCACCTACATGGGCAGCGGCCTGGCGATTCCGCACGGGACGAAGGAAGGCAAGGCGCTCATTCATTCTACGGGTCTTTCTGTAGTACGCTTTCCGGAAGGCGTGGACTTTGGTGGAGATGAGCCGGCATTTGTCGTGATCGGTATTGCAGGTGCAGGTGGAGACCATATGCAAATCTTGACCAATGTCGCGATGATCTTCAGCGAAGAGGAGAGCCTGGAGCATATTATGAATGCAGCAACGGCTGATGAGATCATTTCAATCTTTGAAGGAGGCTTGGAGGGATGA
- a CDS encoding BglG family transcription antiterminator: protein MNKLTARQRQIIQLLLEHDGEITASALALDLRVSVRTIYREMEGLEPFLSRFQITLKKKSGKGIELEGTPEARSSLASALTESMTAHYSAEERRLVTLLLLLQANEPLKLFALAHTLKVTPQTITHDLNELEVWLHKFRLELVRRRGYGVEIGGQEEDKRKAICQLAKDHLEPSDWIAGREQQPPLKQHLLTLTGQPFVLNAEHILWSSSSGWVNELSEQAYTQLILSLSVSLQRIQQGQEVEASPASKAGSSAYMPQAQALADQLAADTGLPISSAEVEHIAYLLHTLQLEGASPYFMYTDLHLLEQIHQLINRVAQMTGYPLQGDKSLREGLLQHIDPALKRIREGASIRNPLLGSIRKDYGDLFLTVKEAVAGLQWDLDVPEEEIGFLTMHFGASLERLQKLQQEVRAILVCSSGIGSTQLLATRLEKEIPQIQIIRNSSWYEAARIPEEEYDLIISTIDLPLPKERYIRLSPLLSREDLEQLMEYIRTTTLHQMNIAGTNPGNRKEQIFTVQPMDEMISLQHTLQEMVLLLERFHSYSLDSQSHELREVLISACAKLWEAQLLEDPAAVTDLLLERERQGSLLIPDSSLALFHTRSHHIQEPVVALFRFQAPLPMGDGHHMRVMLLMLAPKELPKEALEVLSEISAMLLRPELVTLMEQGSEQEIKLFLSTELLSFFKNK from the coding sequence TTGAACAAACTGACAGCAAGGCAGCGACAGATTATTCAGCTGCTGCTAGAGCACGACGGCGAAATCACAGCATCTGCATTGGCGCTGGATCTTCGTGTGAGCGTGCGCACCATATACCGGGAAATGGAAGGGCTGGAGCCTTTCCTTTCCCGTTTTCAAATAACATTAAAGAAAAAGTCCGGCAAAGGCATTGAGCTGGAAGGAACACCGGAGGCGCGAAGCAGCCTTGCCAGTGCTCTGACTGAGAGCATGACGGCTCACTACTCTGCTGAGGAGCGAAGGCTCGTCACTTTACTGCTCTTGCTTCAGGCGAATGAGCCGCTCAAGCTGTTCGCCCTGGCGCATACCTTAAAGGTAACGCCGCAAACCATCACCCATGATTTGAACGAGCTGGAGGTTTGGCTGCACAAATTTCGGCTGGAGCTGGTACGCCGGCGGGGATATGGCGTTGAGATCGGCGGCCAGGAGGAAGACAAGCGCAAAGCCATTTGTCAGCTCGCCAAGGACCATCTTGAGCCTTCGGACTGGATCGCGGGCAGAGAGCAGCAGCCTCCACTGAAGCAGCATCTGCTGACCCTGACAGGACAGCCCTTTGTCCTGAATGCAGAGCATATTCTATGGTCCAGCAGCTCCGGGTGGGTAAACGAGCTGAGTGAACAGGCCTATACCCAGCTGATATTGTCCTTGTCTGTGTCGCTGCAAAGGATTCAGCAGGGTCAGGAGGTTGAAGCGTCACCAGCTTCCAAAGCCGGCTCATCAGCTTATATGCCGCAGGCTCAGGCGCTGGCAGATCAGCTAGCCGCGGACACCGGCCTTCCCATCAGCTCGGCAGAGGTAGAGCATATCGCATATTTGCTTCACACCCTGCAGCTAGAAGGGGCATCGCCTTATTTTATGTATACCGATCTGCATCTGCTGGAACAAATTCATCAGCTCATTAACAGGGTCGCACAGATGACAGGCTATCCGCTGCAAGGCGACAAATCGCTGCGCGAGGGATTACTGCAGCATATTGATCCCGCGCTGAAACGGATTCGTGAAGGTGCAAGCATCCGTAATCCGCTGCTGGGCTCGATTCGCAAGGATTATGGAGACCTGTTTCTCACCGTGAAGGAGGCGGTAGCAGGACTGCAGTGGGATTTGGACGTACCGGAGGAGGAAATCGGATTTTTGACGATGCATTTTGGTGCATCCTTAGAGCGTCTGCAGAAGCTCCAGCAGGAGGTACGGGCCATTCTTGTATGCAGCAGCGGCATTGGCTCGACTCAGCTGCTCGCCACGAGGCTGGAGAAGGAAATTCCTCAAATCCAGATTATACGTAACAGCTCCTGGTATGAAGCGGCCCGAATTCCGGAGGAAGAATATGATCTGATCATTTCTACGATAGACCTGCCGCTTCCTAAAGAGCGCTATATTCGCTTAAGTCCGTTGCTGAGCCGGGAAGATCTGGAGCAGCTGATGGAGTATATCAGAACCACGACGCTGCACCAGATGAATATTGCGGGTACGAACCCGGGTAATAGAAAAGAGCAGATCTTTACGGTACAGCCCATGGATGAAATGATTTCCTTGCAGCATACGCTGCAGGAAATGGTGCTGCTATTGGAGCGATTTCACAGCTACAGTCTGGATTCACAGAGCCATGAGCTGCGAGAGGTATTGATCTCCGCTTGTGCCAAGCTGTGGGAAGCGCAGCTGCTGGAGGATCCCGCTGCCGTCACCGATTTACTGCTGGAGCGGGAGCGGCAGGGCAGTCTGCTCATCCCGGACAGCTCTCTGGCCCTCTTTCATACGCGCAGTCATCATATCCAGGAGCCTGTTGTAGCTCTATTCCGTTTCCAAGCGCCTTTACCGATGGGGGACGGACACCATATGCGTGTGATGCTGCTAATGCTGGCACCGAAGGAGCTGCCGAAGGAAGCGCTGGAGGTGCTGAGCGAGATTAGTGCCATGCTGCTCCGGCCAGAGCTTGTCACTTTAATGGAGCAAGGAAGTGAGCAGGAAATCAAGCTGTTTCTGTCCACGGAGCTGCTGAGCTTTTTCAAAAATAAATGA
- a CDS encoding PTS mannitol transporter subunit IICB: protein MATSTVNENQPRGLRVGVQKFGRLLSGMIMPNIGAFIAWGLITALFIPTGWIPNEYLAVLVGPAITYLLPLLIGYTGGEMIHGKRGAVIGSIATIGVIVGSSIPMFLGAMLVGPLSAWILKQFDKAVEGKIRAGFEMLVNNFSIGIIGGLIMLGTYSGIGPAVQALTSLLSGGVQFLVNANLLPLVNIIIEPAKVLFLNNAINHGILSPIAVEESVRAGQSILYMLESNPGPGLGVLLAYMLVGRGAAKQSAPGAVVIHFLGGIHEIYFPYILMNPRLILAVIAGGVSGTFVFQLLGAGLTGPASPGSIIAYALVTPKGGYAAMIAGVVVAAVVSFLLSVFFLKTSKKQENGNIEEASAKLKDMKQAGVSDSTAAATGAAESVEEAAQHLKREEVRKIVFACDAGMGSSAMGASVLRKKMQQADVNVTVVNSAISEIPDDADIVITQKTLTDRAKSKIPAAEHISIENFLKSPEYDKLVDRLKG, encoded by the coding sequence ATGGCAACATCCACAGTAAACGAAAATCAACCGCGCGGGTTGAGAGTCGGTGTTCAAAAATTTGGTCGTTTACTTAGCGGCATGATTATGCCGAATATCGGTGCATTTATTGCCTGGGGATTGATTACGGCGCTGTTTATTCCGACGGGCTGGATCCCTAATGAATATTTAGCGGTGCTGGTAGGTCCTGCAATTACGTACCTGCTGCCTTTGTTAATTGGTTACACAGGCGGGGAGATGATTCATGGCAAGCGGGGCGCGGTCATCGGCTCCATCGCTACAATTGGGGTCATTGTCGGCTCCAGTATTCCGATGTTTCTCGGCGCGATGCTTGTCGGTCCGCTGTCAGCATGGATTCTGAAGCAGTTCGACAAAGCTGTTGAAGGCAAAATTCGTGCAGGATTCGAGATGCTCGTAAATAACTTCTCGATCGGCATCATCGGCGGACTGATTATGCTGGGCACCTACTCCGGAATTGGACCGGCTGTACAAGCCCTGACAAGCCTGTTGTCCGGCGGTGTTCAGTTCCTGGTGAACGCGAATCTGCTGCCGCTGGTGAATATTATTATTGAACCGGCCAAGGTGCTGTTCCTGAACAATGCCATCAATCATGGTATACTGAGTCCAATCGCGGTGGAGGAATCCGTTCGTGCCGGCCAGTCGATCCTGTACATGCTGGAATCGAATCCGGGTCCGGGTCTCGGCGTCCTGCTGGCGTATATGCTCGTTGGCCGAGGTGCAGCGAAGCAATCGGCGCCAGGCGCGGTTGTGATTCATTTCCTGGGCGGCATTCATGAGATTTACTTTCCTTATATCCTGATGAATCCACGTTTGATCCTGGCTGTCATTGCGGGCGGTGTATCTGGTACGTTCGTATTCCAGCTGCTCGGTGCCGGACTTACAGGTCCTGCATCCCCAGGCAGCATCATCGCCTATGCGCTAGTGACACCTAAAGGCGGCTATGCTGCGATGATCGCGGGTGTGGTTGTGGCGGCTGTCGTTTCGTTCCTGCTCTCCGTGTTCTTCCTGAAGACGAGCAAGAAGCAGGAAAACGGCAATATTGAAGAAGCATCGGCCAAGCTGAAGGATATGAAGCAGGCAGGGGTAAGTGATAGCACAGCGGCTGCAACCGGTGCTGCGGAGTCCGTAGAAGAGGCGGCCCAGCATTTGAAGCGCGAAGAAGTGCGCAAGATTGTATTCGCTTGTGATGCCGGCATGGGTTCCAGTGCCATGGGAGCTTCGGTGCTTCGTAAGAAAATGCAGCAGGCTGACGTCAATGTGACCGTTGTTAATTCAGCCATTAGTGAAATCCCGGATGATGCAGATATCGTCATTACGCAAAAAACGTTGACTGATCGGGCGAAATCAAAAATTCCTGCGGCGGAGCATATCTCCATCGAAAATTTCCTGAAAAGCCCTGAATATGACAAGCTGGTGGATCGTCTTAAAGGGTAA
- a CDS encoding M28 family peptidase, with the protein MKTVKVQNEALGKRSAAAVTTSPYRPWTPIVFLLSTVLIITAVLWAESPTAPKPASAPLDQFSAERAMSHIQQIAQEPHPSGSEENLKVRNYLVEQMELLGLNPEQHTFTSRVVTRRINAEMELTNLRGLIPGTENGKPLLLMTHYDSVPTAPGANDASVSVGALLETARVLQQGPAPRNDIWIVLTDGEEIGLAGAKGFFKEHEEEDFGLIANFEARGSRGASFMFQTSEGNRGLIEEYAKTASKPVGNSVLVDLYKKMPNDTDLTVALEYGHPGINFAFGEGWEAYHTPLDNIDQVSLHTLQHHGENVLSIARHFGNLDLSSLENPDNQIYFNLFGMLFHYPSSLAISILVFLFLMWLGLAVWLLRSKRAHWRGSCWGAAIPLFSGLMSTGVCYLVWLAVHKLWASSMTQFTGAVYDSILYSLVFVLLTAAIHIACTRWLQPKSSSLEMMLGGSVVVLILLAASTLWLTGASYLFAVPLAGLLLLMGLSARTQESGRSAAEVSVLVIFGSSLLPLLLFTSILHIVFLMLPPSIHLFSMIIIAPVLAMMAPAIRMLSFSWKWVIPVLTVSAVVLLGAAWSLAEPGPDRPVYTEYDHAH; encoded by the coding sequence GTGAAGACTGTCAAAGTTCAAAACGAAGCGCTCGGCAAGCGCTCTGCAGCCGCTGTAACGACGTCCCCTTACAGGCCATGGACACCGATAGTGTTTCTTCTTTCCACGGTTCTAATCATCACCGCCGTGCTGTGGGCAGAGTCCCCGACAGCCCCTAAACCGGCCAGTGCTCCACTGGATCAGTTCTCAGCTGAACGAGCGATGAGTCATATTCAGCAGATCGCCCAAGAGCCTCACCCGAGCGGTTCTGAGGAGAACCTGAAGGTGCGCAATTATCTGGTAGAACAAATGGAGCTGCTGGGACTGAATCCGGAGCAGCACACCTTTACCTCCCGTGTTGTAACCCGGCGGATCAATGCCGAGATGGAGCTCACGAACCTGCGGGGCTTGATTCCCGGAACGGAGAACGGCAAGCCCCTGCTGCTCATGACTCATTATGACTCCGTCCCTACCGCGCCTGGTGCCAATGACGCTTCAGTAAGTGTCGGAGCCTTGCTGGAAACGGCGAGAGTCCTGCAGCAAGGACCTGCTCCACGCAATGATATCTGGATTGTGCTGACTGACGGCGAGGAGATTGGGCTTGCTGGGGCGAAGGGCTTCTTCAAGGAGCATGAGGAAGAGGATTTTGGACTGATTGCGAATTTTGAAGCCCGCGGCTCCAGAGGGGCCAGCTTTATGTTTCAGACCAGCGAGGGAAATCGCGGATTGATTGAAGAGTATGCCAAGACGGCTTCCAAGCCGGTTGGAAATTCCGTGCTCGTCGATTTGTACAAAAAAATGCCGAACGACACCGACCTTACTGTCGCGCTGGAGTACGGTCATCCCGGCATCAATTTTGCCTTTGGAGAAGGGTGGGAGGCTTACCATACACCACTAGACAATATAGATCAGGTTTCACTACATACCTTGCAGCACCACGGCGAGAATGTGCTGTCCATCGCCCGGCATTTCGGCAATCTGGACCTCTCTTCACTTGAGAATCCGGACAATCAGATCTATTTCAATCTGTTCGGCATGCTATTTCATTATCCTTCAAGCCTTGCAATCAGTATCCTTGTATTCCTGTTTCTAATGTGGCTGGGACTTGCCGTCTGGCTTCTGCGAAGCAAGCGGGCTCACTGGCGTGGAAGCTGTTGGGGAGCGGCCATTCCGTTATTCTCAGGACTGATGTCTACGGGAGTATGCTACTTGGTGTGGCTGGCAGTCCATAAGCTATGGGCAAGCTCCATGACTCAATTTACGGGAGCCGTGTACGATTCCATTCTGTACAGTCTCGTGTTCGTGCTGCTTACAGCAGCCATTCATATTGCCTGTACCCGATGGCTGCAGCCTAAATCCTCTTCGCTCGAAATGATGCTGGGGGGTTCCGTCGTTGTTCTGATCCTGCTCGCAGCGTCAACCCTATGGCTGACGGGAGCAAGCTATTTATTTGCGGTTCCGCTAGCCGGTCTGCTGCTGCTGATGGGATTGTCGGCACGAACTCAGGAGTCCGGACGTTCTGCGGCAGAGGTCTCCGTGCTAGTGATTTTCGGTTCGTCACTTCTGCCCTTGCTGCTGTTCACTTCCATTTTGCATATCGTATTTCTCATGCTCCCGCCGTCCATTCATCTTTTTAGCATGATTATTATAGCTCCGGTCTTAGCAATGATGGCGCCTGCGATCCGTATGCTGTCCTTTTCCTGGAAATGGGTCATCCCGGTTTTAACCGTTTCTGCGGTGGTGCTTCTCGGTGCTGCGTGGTCTTTAGCAGAGCCAGGTCCGGATCGGCCCGTCTATACTGAATATGATCATGCGCACTGA
- a CDS encoding cupin domain-containing protein, translating to MYPGFHPYHPGHPQAYQDSCSCHGQLKLVDYGKRPLVINIDEASKRNQTYRTALWTGDHFQVTLMSIFPGEDIGLEVHPSTDQFLRIEEGQGLVQMGPSANQLDFEVMACDDYAIIVPAGTWHNITNTGPMPLKLYVIYAPPEHPYGTVHVTRADAIAAEQG from the coding sequence ATGTATCCTGGTTTTCATCCGTACCATCCCGGCCATCCGCAGGCATATCAAGATAGTTGTTCCTGTCACGGCCAGCTTAAGCTCGTCGATTATGGCAAAAGACCGCTAGTCATCAACATCGATGAGGCCTCCAAGCGCAATCAGACGTATCGCACGGCACTATGGACGGGAGACCATTTTCAGGTCACACTAATGAGCATTTTTCCCGGAGAAGATATTGGTCTGGAGGTGCATCCCTCCACAGATCAATTCCTGCGGATCGAAGAAGGGCAGGGTCTGGTTCAGATGGGACCCTCTGCAAACCAGCTGGACTTTGAAGTGATGGCATGTGATGATTATGCCATTATCGTACCGGCCGGAACCTGGCACAATATTACCAATACAGGCCCTATGCCGCTCAAGCTGTACGTAATTTATGCTCCACCCGAGCATCCGTACGGCACCGTGCATGTGACCCGCGCCGATGCTATTGCGGCGGAACAAGGGTAA